A portion of the Malania oleifera isolate guangnan ecotype guangnan chromosome 3, ASM2987363v1, whole genome shotgun sequence genome contains these proteins:
- the LOC131151527 gene encoding protein DMP7-like, whose product MDIRVDNNEHDQSALAEQQPLLEPEEQHRSAPAAPRKTLKTPAHKVIRKTFKGTATLANLLPTGSVLIFQFCSPVLSHQGRCNTANKVATSALLLFCASSCFLLSFTDSFRDEKGKVRYGFATFRGIRVLDGLATLPPEVAANYRVRFVDVLHGFLSIMVFAAVAMIDQNVVNCFFPVPAAEAKKLLVAVPAGVGVICSLLFLAIPSKRHGVGFPLSRR is encoded by the coding sequence ATGGACATTAGGGTAGATAACAATGAGCACGACCAATCAGCCCTTGCAGAACAGCAACCCCTACTGGAGCCCGAAGAGCAGCACCGATCGGCGCCGGCAGCGCCCCGAAAAACCCTGAAAACGCCGGCACATAAGGTCATAAGGAAGACGTTCAAGGGCACAGCCACCTTGGCCAACCTCCTCCCCACCGGCTCCGTCCTCATATTCCAATTCTGTTCCCCAGTTCTCAGCCACCAAGGCAGGTGCAACACCGCCAACAAGGTCGCCACCTCGGCCCTCCTCCTCTTCTGCGCCTCCTCCTGCTTCCTCCTCAGCTTCACCGACAGCTTTCGCGACGAGAAGGGGAAGGTCCGGTACGGGTTCGCCACATTCCGAGGGATACGGGTTCTCGACGGATTGGCGACGCTTCCGCCGGAAGTCGCCGCTAATTATCGTGTTCGCTTTGTTGACGTGCTGCATGGCTTCTTGTCCATCATGGTTTTCGCAGCTGTTGCGATGATTGATCAGAATGTGGTGAATTGCTTCTTTCCGGTGCCGGCGGCCGAAGCCAAGAAGCTGCTCGTGGCGGTGCCTGCTGGAGTGGGTGTGATCTGCAGTTTGCTGTTCTTGGCGATCCCTTCAAAGCGTCATGGAGTTGGCTTCCCCCTGTCTCGTCGCTAG